A region of Moorena producens PAL-8-15-08-1 DNA encodes the following proteins:
- a CDS encoding DAHL domain-containing protein: protein MNTTQVLKLINTLAAVFILAFLVKKSLPIKVEEHQQYKNNLNQQKEIDVILNQDILKSRSDLLTYYDPFFKHLYQLKNTQNKLKSIPTFINHDGRKKLNKILQNNLELINEKERLIERLKFHNSILKNSLIYLPFLTKDLVNSTYNKTRNHYLEFTLDELLKNILLYNLNSDQELEALINDNMDMLLDIKDQNDFGKDEEFIDLALSHTRKIMSNKPQVDELTQQLLQLPTKQLNEELDYVYNIYYNQAIDTANTYRLYAYSLLLILLAWIAYLIINKLVKANRRTINILESITDAFIALNDQWQITYLNPQAFQMLQSQPEQLLNQNLEEVFSGVFGSKFYQECHRAVAAQVVVTFEEYYPPTKRWFDVKAYPGINGLSVFFHDITQRKQASRVLQQLNEDLEARVEERTVQLAESMKEAEKARNKSEEANKAKSEFLANMSHELRTPLNAILGFTQLMNRDSSLNQEHQEYLAIISRSGEHLLNLINDILEMSKIEAGQITLNETSFDLYRLLDSLEEMLRLRAASKGLQLIFYREPELPRYVKTDEGKLRQVLINLLGNAIKFTQEGSVTLRVVRNNEKLKVDRSDPLKVDRLKVDRSDPLKVDRSDPLKVDRLKVDRSDPLKVDRLNVVRVRAAEAEGHAFAVGDAEAWPFGQGFPNNQQLATPTNLQPTNLQPTNLQPANLQPANLQPANLQPTNLQPANLQPANLQPANLQPANLQPTNLQPANLQPANLQPTNLPAKGEQPATLTGQTITFEIEDTGPGLDPAEIDSLFEAFVQTEIGRKSEQGTGLGLSISRQFVKLMGGDITLTSPLGGGTIVTFDIQISLAGAGADIQTQHPTRSVIGLAPDQPKYRILVVEDKWESRKLLVKLLEPLGFEVREAENGKEGVALWSSWEPHLIWMDMRMPVMDGYEATKQIKAHLKGQATVIIALTASAFIEERAVILSAGCDDFVRKPFREEEIFETMAHYLGVRYVYEEETSATSPQKSATEALTREALAVMPAEWVAQLYQAANEVNNQRIFQLIEQIPSEHDPVAIALTDLVRNFRCDKIIDLTEPAIS from the coding sequence GTGAACACAACTCAAGTGCTAAAGCTCATAAATACCTTGGCTGCTGTTTTTATCTTGGCTTTTTTGGTGAAGAAAAGTCTACCAATTAAGGTTGAAGAACACCAACAGTATAAAAATAATTTAAATCAACAAAAGGAGATAGATGTAATATTAAATCAGGATATTCTCAAATCTCGATCCGATCTCTTAACCTATTATGATCCATTTTTCAAGCATTTGTATCAACTAAAAAATACCCAAAACAAGCTTAAGAGTATTCCGACATTTATTAATCATGATGGGAGAAAAAAACTCAATAAAATTCTTCAAAATAACTTAGAATTAATCAATGAAAAAGAAAGGTTAATTGAAAGATTAAAATTCCATAATTCCATTCTAAAAAACTCCCTTATTTACTTGCCATTTCTCACTAAAGATCTGGTCAATAGCACTTACAATAAAACCAGAAACCATTATTTAGAATTTACTCTCGATGAACTGCTGAAAAATATCCTGCTTTACAACCTAAACTCTGATCAGGAATTAGAAGCGCTGATCAATGACAATATGGATATGCTGTTGGATATCAAAGACCAAAATGATTTTGGTAAAGATGAAGAATTTATCGATCTAGCCCTCAGCCATACCCGAAAAATTATGAGCAATAAACCTCAGGTAGATGAACTGACCCAGCAGCTGCTACAGCTCCCTACCAAGCAGTTAAACGAAGAACTGGATTACGTCTATAACATCTACTATAACCAAGCTATTGATACAGCTAATACTTATCGTTTATATGCCTATAGTTTGTTGTTGATTTTGTTGGCTTGGATTGCCTACTTAATTATCAACAAGTTGGTAAAAGCCAACCGTCGTACCATCAACATTCTCGAAAGTATCACGGATGCCTTTATTGCCCTAAACGACCAGTGGCAGATTACTTATCTTAATCCCCAAGCTTTCCAAATGCTACAGAGTCAACCCGAACAGCTTCTGAATCAGAATTTGGAGGAGGTGTTTTCCGGAGTCTTTGGCTCCAAGTTTTACCAGGAGTGTCATCGGGCTGTTGCTGCACAGGTTGTTGTCACCTTTGAAGAATACTATCCACCGACCAAACGTTGGTTTGACGTGAAAGCTTATCCAGGTATTAATGGTCTTTCAGTGTTCTTTCATGACATTACCCAGCGCAAACAAGCCTCCCGGGTCTTGCAGCAACTTAATGAGGACTTAGAAGCTAGGGTAGAAGAACGTACTGTACAACTTGCTGAAAGTATGAAAGAAGCCGAAAAAGCGCGGAATAAGTCTGAAGAAGCTAACAAAGCCAAAAGCGAATTTCTTGCCAATATGAGTCATGAACTGCGCACCCCCCTCAATGCCATCCTAGGATTCACCCAATTGATGAACCGTGACTCATCACTGAATCAGGAACATCAGGAATATCTAGCAATCATTAGTCGCAGTGGTGAGCATTTACTGAACTTGATCAATGACATTTTAGAAATGTCCAAAATCGAGGCAGGTCAGATAACTCTAAATGAAACTAGCTTTGACCTGTATCGTCTGCTGGATAGTCTCGAAGAGATGTTACGACTGCGTGCCGCATCCAAAGGCTTACAACTTATTTTTTACCGAGAGCCAGAGCTTCCTAGATATGTGAAAACAGATGAGGGAAAATTGCGCCAAGTTTTGATTAATTTACTGGGAAACGCTATCAAGTTTACTCAAGAAGGCAGTGTAACCTTGCGCGTGGTTCGTAACAATGAAAAGTTGAAGGTTGACAGGTCTGATCCGTTGAAGGTTGACAGGTTGAAGGTTGACAGGTCTGATCCGTTGAAGGTTGACAGGTCTGATCCGTTGAAGGTTGACAGGTTGAAGGTTGACAGGTCTGATCCGTTGAAGGTTGACAGGTTGAATGTTGTTCGCGTTCGCGCAGCGGAGGCCGAAGGCCACGCTTTCGCCGTAGGCGACGCTGAAGCGTGGCCTTTTGGCCAAGGTTTTCCCAATAACCAGCAACTGGCAACTCCAACTAACCTTCAACCTACTAACCTTCAACCTACTAACCTTCAACCTGCTAACCTTCAACCTGCTAACCTTCAACCTGCTAACCTTCAACCTACTAACCTTCAACCTGCTAACCTTCAACCTGCTAACCTTCAACCTGCTAACCTTCAACCTGCTAACCTTCAACCTACTAACCTTCAACCTGCTAACCTTCAACCTGCTAACCTTCAACCTACTAACCTACCCGCCAAGGGCGAACAACCTGCAACCCTTACCGGACAGACAATCACCTTTGAAATAGAAGATACCGGTCCTGGTCTTGATCCAGCTGAGATTGACAGCTTGTTTGAAGCATTTGTCCAAACTGAAATCGGTCGGAAATCTGAACAAGGAACTGGTTTGGGTTTGTCCATTAGCCGACAATTCGTGAAGTTGATGGGAGGGGATATCACCCTTACTAGTCCTCTAGGTGGAGGAACAATCGTTACATTTGATATCCAGATTAGTCTGGCTGGAGCAGGTGCAGACATTCAGACACAACACCCAACCCGATCGGTGATTGGGTTAGCACCTGACCAACCTAAGTATCGCATCCTGGTAGTTGAAGATAAATGGGAGAGTCGAAAACTACTAGTCAAGCTGCTAGAGCCACTGGGATTCGAGGTTCGTGAAGCCGAGAATGGTAAAGAAGGGGTAGCGCTGTGGTCGAGTTGGGAACCCCATTTGATCTGGATGGATATGCGGATGCCAGTAATGGATGGCTACGAGGCTACTAAACAGATCAAAGCCCATTTGAAGGGTCAAGCGACGGTTATTATTGCTCTGACTGCTAGTGCATTTATTGAAGAACGAGCGGTTATCTTGTCCGCTGGTTGTGACGATTTTGTCCGTAAACCTTTCCGGGAGGAAGAGATTTTTGAAACAATGGCTCACTATCTCGGAGTACGTTATGTCTATGAAGAGGAAACTTCAGCCACCTCACCTCAAAAATCAGCAACTGAAGCGCTGACCCGGGAAGCTCTAGCTGTGATGCCTGCTGAGTGGGTTGCACAGCTCTACCAGGCAGCTAACGAAGTTAATAATCAGCGGATTTTCCAGCTAATCGAGCAAATCCCTTCCGAACATGATCCGGTTGCGATCGCACTGACGGATTTGGTGCGAAATTTTCGTTGCGACAAAATCATTGATTTAACTGAACCAGCTATATCATGA
- a CDS encoding response regulator, whose product MTITQTKTPLDITQIKTPKGNILVVDDIPENLHLLSDTLTEQGYDVRGVINGSMALRVAHSVLPDLILLDIKMPDMNGYEVCQRLKASESTRHIPVIFLSALNEVIDKVKAFEVGGVDYISKPFQVQEVLARVENQLTIQRLQKQLWAKNLALETTNQELERSNRELEQFAHVLCHDLNQPLQSIILHTDMLNINYQDRLDIKGEGYIRKIRDSSLRMKTFMQELLVYAKVGADSQEITSTDCNIVLEQVLDNLKAAISEKNALITHDSLPTVNVSQTQLIQLFQNLISNAIKFQAPGTSPQVKVSVKPVDKSDVFGDVFGGQDTGMLESRDTNHGILAEVGRVSSINATGFDENKRNSLEHDGNYWLFGVHDNGIGMEPDQRSHIFEIFQRLHSNQDYPGTGIGLATCKKIVENHGGQIGVESSPGVGSTFYFTLPAQH is encoded by the coding sequence ATGACTATTACTCAAACTAAGACACCATTAGATATCACTCAAATTAAGACCCCTAAAGGGAACATTTTAGTTGTTGATGATATACCCGAGAATCTGCATCTTTTGTCTGACACCCTGACCGAGCAAGGGTATGACGTTCGAGGCGTGATTAACGGTTCCATGGCCCTCAGAGTAGCCCACTCAGTATTGCCAGATCTAATTTTGCTGGACATTAAAATGCCAGATATGAATGGTTATGAAGTCTGTCAAAGGCTGAAAGCTTCCGAGTCAACCCGCCATATTCCAGTAATTTTCTTGAGCGCTCTCAATGAAGTGATCGACAAGGTAAAAGCCTTTGAAGTGGGTGGTGTAGACTACATCAGCAAACCCTTCCAGGTTCAAGAGGTTTTAGCTCGTGTAGAAAATCAACTAACGATTCAGAGGTTGCAAAAGCAACTCTGGGCAAAAAATTTAGCCCTCGAAACCACTAATCAGGAGTTAGAACGCTCTAACCGCGAACTAGAACAATTTGCCCATGTTCTCTGCCATGACCTGAACCAACCTCTGCAAAGCATTATCTTGCATACTGATATGCTCAACATCAATTACCAGGACAGGCTCGACATCAAGGGTGAGGGATACATTAGGAAGATTCGAGATTCCAGCCTTCGGATGAAAACGTTTATGCAGGAGTTACTAGTTTATGCGAAGGTTGGAGCCGACTCCCAAGAAATCACATCAACCGATTGCAATATTGTATTGGAGCAAGTTTTAGATAACTTAAAGGCTGCCATATCTGAGAAAAATGCCCTGATTACCCATGATTCTTTACCTACTGTCAATGTTAGTCAAACACAGCTAATCCAGCTATTTCAAAATCTGATCAGCAATGCTATTAAATTTCAAGCACCAGGGACATCCCCCCAAGTCAAGGTTTCAGTAAAGCCCGTAGACAAAAGTGATGTTTTTGGTGATGTTTTTGGTGGCCAAGATACGGGGATGCTCGAATCCAGGGATACCAACCATGGGATATTGGCAGAAGTAGGAAGAGTTTCTAGTATCAATGCAACTGGGTTTGACGAGAATAAGCGGAATAGTTTAGAGCATGATGGTAACTACTGGCTGTTTGGGGTGCATGACAATGGCATTGGCATGGAGCCCGATCAGCGATCGCATATCTTTGAGATATTTCAGCGTCTGCACAGCAATCAAGACTATCCTGGCACTGGTATTGGTCTAGCCACCTGCAAGAAGATTGTGGAAAATCACGGGGGACAGATTGGGGTAGAGTCATCGCCTGGAGTGGGAAGTACGTTTTACTTTACGCTTCCTGCACAACACTGA
- a CDS encoding sodium:solute symporter family transporter, translating into MESGITIFSFGLFLVIFLWVGALAAKSSDNTESDYLLGSRSFGKVFVGLSAGATGNSGWIMIGAVGMAYSMGVSALLMVIAMFLGEVTFWTFFPDKINQISRKENSQTIPEFLGSTVKKPQGRRIITLIVAVITVVFIGAYTAAQFAAAAKTLDVFFGVDPTIGALIAAASILVYCVTGGQALPF; encoded by the coding sequence ATGGAATCAGGTATTACAATTTTCAGTTTTGGATTGTTTCTAGTAATTTTTTTGTGGGTTGGGGCTCTAGCTGCTAAATCTTCCGATAATACAGAATCAGACTACTTACTTGGCTCACGCTCTTTTGGGAAAGTCTTTGTGGGTCTGAGTGCTGGCGCAACGGGAAACAGTGGATGGATTATGATCGGAGCCGTGGGAATGGCTTACTCCATGGGAGTTTCTGCTCTGCTGATGGTAATTGCCATGTTCTTAGGTGAGGTAACCTTTTGGACTTTTTTCCCGGATAAAATAAACCAGATATCCAGAAAGGAAAACTCCCAAACTATTCCGGAATTCCTAGGCTCTACAGTCAAAAAGCCTCAAGGCAGACGAATAATCACGTTGATCGTTGCTGTGATCACTGTTGTATTTATCGGAGCCTATACTGCCGCACAATTTGCTGCAGCTGCCAAGACCCTTGATGTATTTTTTGGAGTTGACCCTACCATTGGAGCTTTGATCGCAGCAGCTTCCATTTTAGTGTACTGCGTAACGGGAGGACAAGCCTTGCCCTTCTAA
- the nadA gene encoding quinolinate synthase NadA → MFTNVIPKTTLELEYPPKDLFEAIEDLKQELNAVILAHYYQEPDIQDIADYIGDSLGLSQQAAATEADVIVFAGVHFMAETAKILNPNKLVLLPDLNAGCSLADSCPPQEFAAFKAAHPDHLVVSYINCSAGIKAMSDIICTSSNSVKIVNQIPKDQPIIFAPDKNLGRYVMEQTGRELVLWEGSCIVHETFSEKKIVELTIQHPEAEFIAHPECEPPLLRHASYIGSTTGLLKYIQQSSTEEFIVATEPGIIHQMQKRAPQKNFIPAPGMDSNCACNECPHMRLNTLEKLYLAMKQKTPEITMPEDIRVAALRPIQRMLELSV, encoded by the coding sequence ATGTTTACAAATGTCATCCCAAAAACAACCCTAGAGTTGGAGTATCCGCCCAAAGACCTGTTTGAAGCGATTGAAGACCTCAAACAAGAATTAAACGCAGTTATTCTGGCTCACTATTACCAAGAGCCAGATATTCAAGATATTGCTGACTACATCGGCGATTCTCTCGGTCTTTCTCAACAAGCGGCGGCTACAGAAGCAGATGTCATCGTCTTTGCTGGGGTTCACTTTATGGCAGAAACTGCCAAAATCCTTAACCCCAATAAATTGGTACTACTCCCAGATTTAAACGCAGGTTGCTCCCTAGCTGACAGTTGCCCTCCCCAAGAATTTGCGGCCTTCAAAGCAGCCCATCCCGACCATCTAGTGGTATCTTACATTAATTGCTCCGCTGGCATTAAAGCGATGAGCGATATCATTTGCACCAGTTCTAACTCAGTTAAAATCGTCAACCAAATTCCGAAAGACCAGCCGATTATTTTTGCCCCAGATAAGAACTTAGGTCGCTATGTCATGGAGCAAACCGGACGGGAGTTAGTCCTGTGGGAGGGGAGTTGTATTGTCCATGAAACCTTTTCTGAGAAAAAGATCGTGGAACTCACAATACAGCATCCTGAAGCGGAGTTTATTGCCCATCCAGAATGCGAACCCCCTCTATTGCGTCATGCCAGTTACATTGGTTCCACAACAGGTTTATTAAAGTATATCCAGCAAAGTTCAACGGAAGAATTTATCGTGGCTACTGAGCCAGGAATTATTCACCAAATGCAAAAGAGGGCACCCCAGAAAAATTTCATCCCTGCTCCAGGTATGGATAGCAATTGTGCCTGTAACGAATGCCCTCACATGCGGCTCAATACTTTGGAGAAGCTGTATCTAGCCATGAAGCAGAAAACACCAGAAATTACTATGCCGGAAGACATCCGAGTAGCGGCGTTGCGACCAATTCAACGGATGTTGGAGTTATCAGTGTAG
- the nadB gene encoding L-aspartate oxidase yields MQDFKSSPDEPFPSANTPSQFDIIVVGSGAAGLYAALCLPAHLQVGLITKDTLKTGSSNWAQGGIAAAIDPSDSPELHLEDTQRAGVGLCDREAIKFLVENASAAIDSLVKMGVAFDRKGKKLAMTLEAAHSRPRVLHSADTTGRAIVDTLTAKVLERPNIQVLSHAVALNLWLNPATGHCQGISLLHQGQISWLRASAVILATGGGGQVFAQTTNPGVSTGDGVALAWRAGAIVRDLEFFQFHPTALTKAGAPRFLITEAVRGEGAHLVDHKGDRFAFNYHPSGELAPRDVVSRAIFSHLEKTSADPSHGNVYLDLQPIEPEQIRYRFPNIINVCQHWGIDIFKQPIPVAPAAHYWMGGVACDLTSCTSIPGLYAIGETASTGVHGANRLASNSLLECLVFAAQLAEIQTAPNPVLAESLPFIKEKGDWERDIEKIALVRQSLPSLMWQSAGICRSQEVLEAALAQVNSWRSELAGLEVSQYLLDLLPNQTVKFESPLAEQQLRTAAETFNLLDIAHLILKSAALRTESRGGHYRSDYPQTSPSWQVHTLVQGDRWWKSPQLSLSLEPKEIAV; encoded by the coding sequence GTGCAAGATTTTAAATCATCCCCTGACGAGCCTTTCCCATCTGCCAATACTCCCTCCCAATTTGACATCATAGTGGTGGGCAGTGGTGCGGCTGGGCTATATGCAGCCCTTTGTCTACCTGCTCATTTGCAGGTAGGTTTGATTACCAAAGATACCCTAAAAACAGGCTCTAGCAACTGGGCTCAGGGAGGAATTGCTGCTGCTATTGACCCATCTGATTCCCCAGAGCTTCACCTAGAGGATACCCAGCGAGCGGGTGTTGGTCTTTGCGATCGCGAGGCGATCAAGTTTCTGGTAGAAAATGCCTCTGCTGCCATTGACTCTCTGGTCAAGATGGGGGTAGCCTTTGACCGCAAAGGCAAAAAGCTAGCCATGACCCTAGAAGCAGCTCACTCTCGTCCCCGCGTCCTCCATTCGGCAGACACCACAGGTCGAGCAATTGTGGATACGCTCACTGCCAAAGTATTGGAGCGTCCCAATATTCAGGTGCTATCTCACGCAGTGGCTTTGAATTTATGGCTCAATCCAGCAACTGGTCATTGTCAGGGGATTAGCCTCCTCCATCAAGGTCAGATATCTTGGCTAAGAGCTTCTGCGGTAATCCTAGCAACAGGTGGTGGCGGTCAAGTGTTTGCCCAGACAACTAACCCAGGCGTAAGTACAGGAGATGGAGTAGCACTGGCTTGGCGGGCTGGGGCAATTGTTAGAGATTTGGAGTTTTTCCAATTTCATCCCACGGCTTTAACCAAAGCAGGGGCACCTCGCTTTTTGATTACAGAAGCTGTCCGGGGAGAGGGGGCACATTTAGTCGATCACAAAGGCGATCGCTTTGCTTTTAATTACCACCCTTCAGGGGAATTGGCTCCTAGAGATGTGGTAAGTCGGGCAATTTTTAGTCACTTAGAAAAAACCTCCGCCGATCCTAGCCACGGGAATGTTTATTTAGACTTGCAACCCATTGAGCCAGAGCAAATTCGCTATCGTTTCCCCAATATTATTAACGTATGTCAACATTGGGGCATTGATATCTTCAAACAACCCATTCCCGTTGCACCTGCTGCCCATTACTGGATGGGAGGAGTGGCTTGCGATCTGACCAGTTGCACCTCGATTCCAGGGCTATATGCCATTGGTGAAACAGCTAGTACGGGAGTTCATGGTGCCAATCGCTTAGCGAGTAATTCCTTATTGGAATGCTTGGTTTTTGCCGCCCAATTAGCTGAGATTCAAACAGCTCCTAATCCAGTTCTGGCGGAATCCCTACCCTTTATAAAAGAGAAAGGTGACTGGGAAAGGGACATCGAGAAGATAGCCTTAGTAAGGCAAAGTTTACCCTCCCTGATGTGGCAAAGTGCAGGAATTTGTCGCTCCCAGGAAGTTTTAGAAGCAGCCCTTGCTCAAGTTAATTCTTGGCGCTCTGAATTGGCTGGCTTAGAGGTGAGTCAATACCTGCTTGATTTACTGCCCAACCAAACAGTTAAATTTGAGTCACCATTAGCGGAGCAGCAATTGCGAACGGCTGCAGAAACATTCAATCTCCTGGATATTGCCCATTTAATTCTCAAAAGTGCAGCATTACGCACAGAAAGTCGGGGCGGACATTACCGCAGCGATTATCCCCAAACCTCACCCAGTTGGCAAGTTCACACCTTAGTACAGGGGGATCGTTGGTGGAAATCTCCACAACTTTCTCTAAGTTTAGAACCCAAGGAAATAGCGGTATGA
- a CDS encoding SAM-dependent methyltransferase, protein MNTTYSEAVKTAQTYYDGAETDQLYATFWGGEHITYGIYKSSDEPIHDASKRTVETIAQTLENLAPDSRVIDLGAGYGGAARYLAKTYGCSVCCLNLSERQNQRNRQLNQEQNLAHLVEVTQGSFEDIPYPDNSFNIVWSQDAILHSSDRTQVFEEIKRVLQPGGELIFTDPMQKETCPPGLLQPAFDRLGIKDMGSYRFYSQTAQELGFEELHFIDLSENVPIHYRRFGKEVRERYQEVVTMTSTELADKTLKSIEPWIEYYEKGYMQWGILHFRLR, encoded by the coding sequence ATGAATACCACTTATTCAGAAGCGGTGAAAACAGCGCAAACCTATTATGATGGTGCAGAAACAGACCAATTGTATGCTACTTTCTGGGGTGGGGAGCATATCACTTATGGGATATACAAGAGTTCGGATGAACCGATCCATGATGCCTCCAAGCGCACGGTGGAAACAATTGCCCAAACTCTGGAAAATCTAGCTCCCGATTCACGAGTCATCGATCTAGGTGCTGGTTATGGAGGGGCGGCGCGGTATCTGGCCAAAACCTACGGTTGTTCTGTCTGCTGTCTCAATTTAAGCGAGCGGCAAAATCAACGGAACCGCCAACTGAACCAAGAGCAGAATTTAGCCCACTTGGTTGAGGTAACTCAGGGGAGTTTTGAGGATATTCCCTATCCAGACAATTCCTTTAATATTGTCTGGTCCCAGGATGCGATTTTACACAGTAGCGATCGCACTCAGGTCTTTGAAGAAATTAAGAGGGTTTTGCAGCCTGGGGGAGAGTTGATTTTTACTGACCCCATGCAAAAGGAGACTTGTCCACCAGGGCTACTGCAACCAGCCTTTGACCGTCTGGGTATCAAGGATATGGGTTCCTATCGCTTTTATAGTCAGACAGCCCAGGAATTGGGTTTTGAGGAATTGCACTTTATTGACCTTTCGGAAAATGTGCCTATCCATTATCGACGATTTGGGAAAGAAGTGCGCGAACGCTATCAGGAGGTAGTCACAATGACTTCCACCGAATTGGCCGATAAAACCTTGAAAAGCATTGAACCCTGGATCGAGTATTACGAAAAAGGGTACATGCAGTGGGGCATTTTGCATTTTCGCCTGCGGTAA
- a CDS encoding NADAR family protein, producing the protein MTIYFYDISEKPYGCFSNFSPHGFELDGLWWPTSEHYFQAQKFAGTSHVEEIRCCKTPAEAASMGRERTRPLRRDWEDIKEDVMGRGLLCKFQTHADLREILLRTGDELIVEDAPQDYYWGCGKDRSGKNRLGEILMEIRAILRES; encoded by the coding sequence GTGACGATTTACTTTTACGACATTAGCGAAAAGCCCTATGGTTGTTTCTCCAACTTTTCCCCCCATGGGTTTGAACTGGACGGACTCTGGTGGCCCACCTCAGAGCATTATTTCCAAGCTCAGAAATTTGCTGGTACCTCCCATGTAGAAGAAATTCGCTGTTGCAAGACTCCCGCAGAAGCTGCGAGCATGGGACGAGAGCGTACTCGTCCTCTGCGCAGGGATTGGGAAGACATCAAAGAGGATGTTATGGGGCGAGGCTTACTCTGTAAGTTTCAAACCCATGCTGATCTCCGCGAAATTCTGCTGAGGACAGGGGACGAACTCATTGTGGAAGATGCTCCCCAGGATTATTATTGGGGTTGTGGTAAAGATAGGAGCGGTAAGAATCGCCTGGGAGAAATTTTAATGGAAATCAGAGCTATCTTACGGGAATCTTGA
- a CDS encoding SAM-dependent methyltransferase: MTLSQPEKQYPLSKDEALIYDWRIHSIRQALKQKGKATGPLQIEDLLELDHLDQYHYFGTKACDRAIDRLALSPNSRVLDIGSGIGGPARYISYKTECHIQCVELRKSFNEIAQELTQRVGLDKRIQYLTGSILSPQVIDALLPSSFDSIISFLSFLHIENRDKILEICFRSLKENGLIYIEDYVANGTLTPDVKTTLEEVVQSSYVPTRETYRNHFERVGFADICFIDLTTGWKRWVKERYQKLLQSKEESIKLVGENVYEHRRQFYQTISDLFESGKIGGSSILAKKPCAPKIYQVPDTYFSSTTSVYSEQYHFFLEDGSLLALRYFKTGTIEHYSAWWSDTKGYSLELINTSEHQRSNQHISIKNNDGTGTICLPEANIEIQFQVAAEFTWAVPAEKNHRAVIHQPKLVCTVSTGDRTQKGIGYCKIYQGAYPKFWGYHFVHAFFPNYGIIWSAEATFGQEKYNYFKLLNTSETEKEILLSGEDSYHRQTSAHGRIQDKKYHLKFDKKTFATWSSIKRNQPLTMESKLSLEYRAAILQIDDQEVAEGICLKEFCFGTIT, encoded by the coding sequence ATGACACTATCACAACCAGAAAAACAATATCCTCTCTCAAAAGACGAAGCTTTGATTTACGATTGGCGCATCCATAGTATTCGCCAAGCACTGAAACAAAAAGGAAAAGCCACAGGTCCTTTGCAAATCGAAGATTTGCTAGAATTGGATCACCTAGACCAATACCACTACTTTGGCACCAAAGCTTGCGATCGCGCTATCGATCGTTTGGCACTATCCCCCAACTCGCGAGTTTTGGACATTGGCAGCGGTATTGGTGGGCCGGCTCGATACATTAGTTATAAAACGGAATGTCACATCCAATGTGTGGAATTAAGAAAGAGTTTTAACGAAATTGCCCAAGAACTCACCCAACGAGTGGGACTTGACAAACGCATCCAATACCTCACAGGCAGTATTCTAAGTCCCCAAGTCATTGACGCCCTGTTGCCAAGCTCATTTGACAGCATCATTTCGTTTCTGTCATTTTTACACATTGAAAACCGCGATAAAATACTGGAAATTTGTTTTCGCTCTTTGAAGGAAAACGGCCTGATCTATATCGAAGATTACGTGGCCAATGGCACTCTGACACCAGACGTTAAAACCACTCTAGAAGAAGTTGTTCAATCCTCTTATGTACCAACCCGCGAAACCTACCGAAATCACTTCGAACGTGTAGGATTTGCTGATATTTGTTTCATCGATTTAACAACAGGATGGAAACGTTGGGTAAAAGAACGCTATCAAAAATTACTCCAATCAAAAGAAGAATCAATAAAACTAGTCGGTGAAAACGTTTATGAACACCGTCGTCAATTTTATCAAACCATTAGCGACTTGTTTGAAAGCGGCAAGATTGGTGGCTCCTCCATCCTTGCCAAAAAACCTTGTGCTCCAAAAATTTACCAAGTACCTGATACATATTTCTCCTCTACAACCTCTGTTTATAGTGAACAATACCATTTCTTTCTCGAAGACGGTTCTCTACTTGCTCTAAGATATTTCAAAACTGGAACAATCGAGCATTACTCAGCCTGGTGGAGCGACACCAAGGGCTACTCCCTGGAACTTATCAATACCTCCGAACACCAACGCTCAAATCAACACATTTCTATCAAAAACAACGATGGAACCGGAACCATTTGTTTGCCTGAAGCTAATATAGAAATTCAATTCCAAGTTGCCGCCGAATTCACTTGGGCGGTTCCTGCTGAAAAAAATCATCGCGCCGTTATTCACCAACCAAAACTCGTCTGCACAGTTTCCACAGGCGATCGCACTCAAAAAGGTATAGGTTATTGCAAAATTTATCAGGGAGCTTACCCCAAGTTTTGGGGCTACCACTTTGTTCACGCATTTTTCCCTAATTACGGAATAATTTGGAGTGCTGAAGCGACATTTGGCCAAGAAAAATACAATTATTTCAAGCTCCTGAACACCTCCGAAACAGAAAAAGAAATATTGTTAAGTGGAGAAGATTCTTACCATCGCCAAACCAGTGCCCATGGCCGCATTCAAGATAAAAAATATCACTTGAAATTCGACAAAAAAACTTTCGCAACTTGGTCGAGCATCAAGCGAAATCAACCATTGACTATGGAAAGTAAGCTATCCTTGGAATATAGAGCCGCTATTCTACAAATAGACGACCAAGAAGTTGCAGAAGGAATTTGTTTAAAAGAATTTTGTTTCGGCACAATTACCTAA